The following are encoded in a window of Mycobacterium vicinigordonae genomic DNA:
- a CDS encoding DUF3558 domain-containing protein has protein sequence MRSLTALTVALVAALLVLTGCTKTVNGAAVKAGGAGVPRNDNSEKQYPNLLKECEVLTTDILAKTVGADPLDIQSTFVGAICRWQAANPAGLIDITRFWFEQGSLSNERKVAEGLKYQIETRTIQGIDSIVMRPNDPNGSCGVASDAAGVVGWWVNPQAPGIDACGQAIKLMELTLATNA, from the coding sequence ATGCGTAGCTTGACGGCGCTGACGGTGGCACTTGTCGCCGCGTTGTTGGTGTTGACGGGTTGTACGAAGACGGTGAATGGTGCGGCGGTCAAGGCAGGCGGGGCTGGTGTCCCGCGCAACGACAATTCGGAGAAGCAGTACCCGAACTTGCTCAAGGAATGCGAAGTCCTCACCACCGACATCCTGGCCAAGACGGTCGGAGCCGACCCCCTGGACATTCAGAGCACGTTCGTCGGCGCGATCTGCCGCTGGCAGGCGGCCAACCCGGCTGGTCTGATCGACATCACCCGGTTCTGGTTCGAGCAGGGCAGCCTCAGCAACGAACGCAAGGTCGCCGAGGGCCTGAAGTATCAGATCGAGACGCGCACGATCCAGGGTATCGACTCAATCGTGATGCGGCCCAACGACCCCAACGGGTCATGCGGTGTCGCCAGTGACGCGGCGGGCGTGGTCGGCTGGTGGGTCAATCCACAGGCGCCCGGCATCGATGCCTGTGGTCAGGCAATCAAGCTGATGGAGCTGACGCTGGCGACCAACGCCTAG
- a CDS encoding GMC family oxidoreductase: MEMQCDYVIVGTGSAGAALIDRLSTDPGTEVVALEAGPGNTNRFIGIPAAFSKLFRSEIDWDYLTEPQPELDGRQIYWPRGKVLGGCSSMNAMMWVRGFGADYDEWGRLADPQWSAAQVLEYYRRIENVSAAWHFVSGEDSGVMGPLHISRQRSPRPLTAAWLSAVRECGYPAAHPNSIAPEGFCETVVTQRRGARCSTADAYLKPAMSRKNLTLLTEATATRVLFDGNRAVGAEYQRAGHTSVIHARREVVLCGGAVNTPQLLMLSGIGDRDHLEEHGIEIVQHAPEVGQNLLDHLVTPIGFDVVDGSLFAAEKPRQLISYLLRRRGMLTSNVGEAYGFVRSRTDLDLPDLELIFAPAPFYDEALVPPAGHGVVFGPILVAPQSRGQITLRSADPYDKPVIDPRYLSDSGGVDRAAMMTGLRICAEIAQAPSLRDVLGPLVRPRHSSELDDATLELALNTCSHTLYHPMGTCRMGSDDTSVVDPELRVRGIDGLRIADASVMPSTIRGHTHAPSVLIGEKAADLIRG, translated from the coding sequence ATGGAGATGCAGTGCGATTATGTGATAGTCGGTACCGGCTCGGCCGGTGCCGCACTGATCGATCGGCTCAGCACCGATCCGGGCACCGAGGTGGTGGCGCTGGAAGCCGGGCCCGGCAACACCAACCGATTCATCGGGATTCCGGCGGCGTTCTCGAAGCTGTTCCGCAGCGAGATCGACTGGGATTACCTTACCGAGCCGCAACCCGAGCTGGACGGACGCCAGATCTATTGGCCCCGAGGCAAAGTGCTCGGCGGCTGCTCGTCGATGAACGCGATGATGTGGGTGCGCGGCTTCGGCGCCGACTATGACGAATGGGGCAGACTGGCCGACCCGCAATGGTCAGCCGCTCAGGTACTCGAGTACTACCGGCGCATCGAGAACGTCAGCGCGGCTTGGCACTTCGTCAGTGGTGAAGACAGCGGCGTCATGGGTCCGCTGCACATCTCCCGCCAGCGCAGCCCGCGACCGCTCACAGCGGCCTGGTTGTCCGCTGTCCGGGAGTGTGGGTATCCGGCTGCACACCCGAATTCTATTGCACCGGAGGGCTTCTGCGAAACGGTAGTCACTCAGCGCCGGGGTGCCAGGTGCAGCACGGCCGATGCTTACTTGAAGCCGGCGATGAGTCGTAAGAATCTCACGCTGCTTACCGAAGCCACCGCGACGCGCGTCCTATTCGACGGTAATCGGGCGGTGGGGGCGGAGTATCAGCGCGCTGGTCATACGTCGGTGATCCACGCCCGGCGGGAGGTGGTGTTGTGCGGCGGCGCCGTCAACACCCCGCAACTGCTCATGCTTTCCGGGATTGGCGACCGTGACCACCTCGAAGAGCACGGTATCGAGATCGTCCAGCATGCACCGGAAGTCGGTCAGAACCTGCTCGACCATCTGGTTACACCGATTGGCTTCGACGTCGTCGACGGCAGCCTGTTCGCTGCTGAGAAGCCGCGGCAGCTGATCAGCTACCTGCTGCGGCGGCGCGGAATGCTTACCTCCAATGTCGGCGAGGCTTATGGATTCGTCCGCAGCCGAACCGATTTGGATCTGCCGGATCTGGAACTGATCTTCGCGCCGGCGCCGTTCTATGACGAGGCGCTGGTCCCCCCGGCCGGGCACGGAGTCGTTTTCGGCCCGATCCTAGTGGCGCCGCAGAGCCGGGGCCAGATCACGCTGCGCTCGGCCGATCCGTACGACAAGCCCGTCATCGACCCGCGCTATCTGTCCGATTCGGGCGGCGTGGACCGTGCCGCCATGATGACGGGACTGCGGATATGCGCCGAGATTGCGCAAGCGCCTTCGCTACGCGACGTCCTCGGGCCGCTCGTGCGACCGCGCCACAGCTCCGAACTCGATGACGCCACCCTCGAGTTGGCCCTCAACACCTGTTCGCACACCCTGTATCACCCGATGGGCACCTGCCGGATGGGCAGCGACGACACCAGCGTGGTCGATCCAGAGCTGCGGGTCCGCGGTATCGACGGGCTGCGCATCGCCGATGCGTCGGTGATGCCGAGCACGATCCGCGGACACACGCACGCACCGTCAGTGCTGATCGGGGAGAAGGCCGCCGACTTGATTCGGGGCTGA
- a CDS encoding ABC transporter ATP-binding protein: protein MLVALLRQYIRPYRRLVAALMMLQSISTLTSLYLPTVNAAIIDEGVAKGDTLAIVRLGVVMLVVTGLQMLCAVGATYFGARIGTGFGRDLRAAMFEHVLTFSEHETTRFGTPTLLTRSTNDVRQIVFLVQTTASVLVTAPIMCIGGVVMAIHQEAALTWLLLVSVPVMAVANYFIIGHMLPMFRSMQRLIDNINRVLRDQLSGVRVVRAFTREDFERDRFAQANMSLSNAALGAGNWQALMLPVTTLTINLSSVALIWFGGLRIDAGSMQVGSLIAFLSYFAQILMAVLMATMTLVVLPRASVCAERITEVLDTTAAVGNPDHPLFPPHGITGTVRLDKVTFTYPGADCPVLQDISMTASPGTTTAIIGSTGSGKSTLVSLICRLYDVTDGAVSVDGVDVRDYLTERLWSATGLVPQRGFLFSGTVADNLRYGAAEATDEQMWKALRIAAAEDFVRPHGLAMRVAQGGINFSGGQRQRLAIARAVIRRPAIYLFDDAFSALDVHTEARVRANLRDNAAQATIIVVTQRISTASQADQIIVIDNGRIVGAGTHGSLLIDCPTYAEFATSQAVGAAR from the coding sequence ATGCTCGTGGCCCTGCTGCGCCAGTACATCCGCCCGTACCGGAGGCTGGTCGCGGCGTTGATGATGCTGCAGTCGATCAGCACACTGACTTCGCTGTACCTTCCGACCGTCAACGCCGCGATCATCGACGAGGGCGTGGCCAAGGGCGACACGCTCGCCATCGTGCGACTGGGTGTGGTGATGCTGGTGGTCACCGGCCTGCAGATGCTGTGCGCGGTCGGGGCTACTTATTTCGGCGCCCGGATCGGCACCGGCTTCGGCCGCGACCTGCGCGCTGCGATGTTCGAACACGTCCTCACCTTCTCCGAGCACGAGACGACCCGATTCGGCACACCCACGCTGTTGACGCGCAGCACAAACGACGTTCGGCAGATCGTCTTCTTGGTGCAGACGACCGCCTCCGTGCTGGTCACCGCGCCGATTATGTGCATCGGCGGCGTCGTGATGGCCATCCACCAGGAGGCCGCGCTGACTTGGCTACTGCTGGTCAGCGTGCCCGTGATGGCCGTCGCCAATTACTTCATCATCGGTCACATGCTGCCGATGTTCCGCAGTATGCAGCGCCTCATCGACAACATCAACCGGGTGTTGCGCGATCAGCTGTCCGGGGTTCGGGTTGTCCGGGCCTTCACCCGCGAGGACTTCGAGCGCGACAGGTTCGCACAGGCCAACATGTCCCTGTCCAATGCCGCGCTGGGCGCGGGCAACTGGCAGGCGCTGATGCTCCCGGTGACCACCTTGACCATCAACCTGTCCAGCGTGGCGTTGATCTGGTTCGGCGGACTGCGCATCGACGCCGGCAGCATGCAGGTGGGCTCGCTCATCGCGTTTCTGTCGTACTTCGCCCAGATTCTGATGGCGGTGCTGATGGCGACGATGACGCTGGTCGTGCTGCCGCGGGCGTCGGTGTGCGCCGAACGCATCACCGAGGTGCTGGACACCACCGCGGCCGTCGGCAACCCTGATCATCCGCTGTTCCCGCCGCACGGAATCACCGGAACGGTACGGCTGGACAAAGTCACGTTCACTTATCCAGGCGCGGACTGCCCAGTGCTGCAGGATATTTCGATGACCGCGTCACCCGGCACCACCACTGCGATCATCGGCAGCACCGGCTCGGGCAAGTCGACCCTGGTGTCACTGATCTGCCGGCTCTACGACGTCACCGACGGCGCCGTGTCCGTTGACGGCGTCGACGTCCGCGACTACCTCACCGAACGGCTGTGGTCGGCAACCGGGCTGGTGCCGCAGCGCGGATTTCTGTTCAGCGGGACCGTCGCGGACAACCTGCGGTACGGCGCTGCCGAGGCAACCGACGAGCAGATGTGGAAAGCGCTGCGTATCGCCGCCGCCGAGGACTTCGTGCGTCCACACGGACTGGCGATGCGGGTCGCGCAGGGCGGCATCAATTTCTCCGGCGGGCAGCGCCAGCGACTCGCCATCGCGCGGGCCGTCATCCGCCGCCCCGCCATCTACCTCTTCGACGACGCGTTCTCCGCGCTCGACGTGCACACCGAAGCCCGGGTCCGCGCGAACCTGCGCGACAACGCCGCACAGGCAACGATAATAGTTGTCACACAACGCATTTCGACAGCATCGCAGGCCGATCAGATCATCGTCATCGACAACGGCAGGATTGTCGGCGCCGGAACGCACGGATCGCTGCTGATCGACTGCCCCACTTATGCCGAGTTCGCGACCTCGCAAGCAGTGGGGGCCGCCCGATGA
- a CDS encoding metallophosphoesterase family protein, giving the protein MRFLHTADWQLGMTRHFLAGEAQSRYSAARRDAVAGLGALAAEVGAEFVVVAGDVFEHNQLAPQVIGQSLEAMRAIGIPVYLLPGNHDPLDAASVYRSPLFSTECPHNVVVLDRAGVHEVRPGLEIVAAPWRSKAPTRDLVAEALDGLSGANVTRLLVAHGGVDVLDPDRDKPSLIRLAGVEQALSDDVVHYVALGDKHSRTQVGASGRVWYSGSPEVTNYDDVEADPGHVLVVDIDESDPGHPVTVEARNVGRWRFVTLHSQVDNDRDIADLDVNLDLMSDKERTVVRLALTGSLTVTDRAKLDACLDRYARLFAGLGMWDRHTDLAVVPADGEFADLGIGGFAAAAVDELLETARAGDLPAAIDAQAALALLLRLTDRGAA; this is encoded by the coding sequence ATGCGATTCCTGCACACCGCCGACTGGCAATTGGGCATGACCCGGCACTTCTTGGCCGGTGAAGCTCAGTCGCGTTACTCAGCGGCTCGCCGGGACGCGGTGGCCGGGTTGGGTGCGCTGGCCGCTGAGGTGGGTGCAGAGTTCGTCGTTGTGGCCGGCGATGTCTTCGAGCACAATCAACTCGCCCCGCAAGTAATTGGCCAATCGCTGGAAGCCATGCGCGCCATCGGGATTCCGGTATACCTGCTGCCCGGCAATCACGATCCCTTGGACGCGGCGTCGGTCTACCGTAGTCCGTTGTTCAGCACGGAATGCCCGCACAATGTGGTGGTCCTCGACCGCGCGGGCGTGCACGAGGTCCGGCCGGGTTTGGAGATCGTCGCGGCTCCGTGGCGGTCCAAGGCGCCCACTAGGGATTTGGTCGCCGAGGCGCTCGACGGCCTTTCCGGCGCCAATGTCACGCGGTTGCTTGTTGCCCATGGCGGCGTCGACGTCCTGGACCCCGATCGCGATAAGCCGTCGCTGATCCGCCTTGCTGGCGTCGAACAGGCATTGTCCGACGACGTGGTTCACTACGTGGCGTTGGGCGACAAGCATTCGCGCACCCAGGTCGGTGCCAGCGGCCGTGTGTGGTATTCGGGTTCACCTGAGGTCACCAATTACGATGACGTTGAGGCTGACCCCGGTCATGTCCTAGTCGTCGATATCGACGAAAGTGATCCGGGGCATCCGGTCACCGTAGAGGCCCGCAACGTGGGCCGTTGGCGATTCGTGACGCTGCATAGTCAGGTCGACAACGACCGTGATATCGCCGATCTGGACGTGAACCTGGATCTGATGAGCGACAAGGAACGCACCGTGGTGCGACTGGCCCTCACCGGCTCGCTGACGGTCACCGATCGCGCGAAACTCGATGCGTGCCTTGACCGTTACGCCCGGCTATTCGCAGGGCTGGGAATGTGGGACCGGCATACCGACCTGGCGGTGGTGCCGGCCGACGGAGAGTTTGCAGACCTCGGTATCGGCGGGTTCGCCGCCGCGGCGGTGGACGAACTGCTCGAGACCGCACGGGCGGGTGACTTGCCGGCCGCCATCGATGCCCAAGCGGCCCTGGCGCTGCTGCTGCGGCTGACCGATCGCGGTGCGGCATGA
- a CDS encoding SixA phosphatase family protein: protein MVTAVVNVRPVDERHVLVLMRHAKSDYPSGVADHDRPLASRGRREAARGGEWLRANLPPIDAVLCSTATRARETLTRTGIDAPVSYVAQLYGATPGALIEEVNKVDNGVSTVLVVGHEPTISSVALILADDDQTNVAAAEAISAKFPTSGIAVLNVRGCWADLEPGGASLAEFHVPR from the coding sequence ATGGTTACGGCAGTGGTTAACGTGAGACCCGTGGATGAGCGACACGTCTTGGTTCTGATGCGGCATGCGAAGTCGGACTATCCCAGCGGGGTGGCCGACCACGACCGGCCGTTGGCCTCGCGGGGCCGCCGCGAGGCGGCGCGGGGCGGCGAATGGTTGCGGGCTAACTTGCCTCCCATTGACGCAGTGCTCTGCTCGACGGCCACTCGTGCGCGAGAAACATTGACGCGCACCGGCATCGATGCACCCGTCAGCTACGTCGCGCAGCTGTATGGCGCGACACCCGGTGCGCTGATCGAGGAAGTCAACAAAGTCGACAACGGAGTCAGCACCGTGCTGGTCGTCGGACACGAGCCGACGATCTCCTCCGTCGCACTCATCCTCGCTGACGACGACCAGACTAATGTCGCTGCGGCCGAAGCCATATCAGCGAAATTTCCGACCTCGGGGATCGCCGTGCTGAACGTTCGTGGATGCTGGGCAGACCTGGAACCAGGCGGTGCCTCCTTAGCAGAATTCCACGTGCCGCGCTGA
- a CDS encoding DUF3558 domain-containing protein, producing the protein MAMLLGIAGCGSSNDSKAGGGTVPSTPGNAEGKHGPFFPQCGGISDETVTQLTRVTGLVNTAKNSVGCQWLAGGGIAGPHFSFSWYRGSPIGRERKTEEVSRASVDDININGHSGFIAVNSEANLGESLCEVGIQFQDDFIEWSISFAQKPFPPPCDIAKELARQSIANAK; encoded by the coding sequence ATGGCAATGCTGCTCGGGATTGCGGGCTGCGGGAGTTCGAACGACAGCAAGGCGGGCGGCGGGACGGTTCCGTCGACGCCGGGCAACGCCGAGGGCAAACATGGGCCGTTCTTCCCGCAGTGCGGCGGCATCAGCGACGAAACGGTGACGCAGCTAACCAGAGTCACCGGCCTGGTCAACACCGCCAAGAATTCGGTGGGCTGCCAGTGGCTGGCCGGAGGTGGCATCGCCGGTCCGCACTTCTCCTTCTCCTGGTATCGCGGCAGCCCGATCGGGCGGGAACGCAAGACCGAGGAGGTGTCGCGCGCCAGCGTCGACGACATCAACATCAACGGCCACAGCGGATTCATCGCCGTCAACAGCGAGGCCAATCTCGGCGAGTCGCTGTGTGAGGTGGGCATCCAGTTCCAGGACGACTTCATCGAATGGTCGATCAGCTTCGCCCAGAAGCCGTTTCCGCCGCCGTGTGACATCGCCAAGGAATTGGCCCGGCAGTCGATTGCGAATGCAAAATGA
- a CDS encoding ABC transporter ATP-binding protein encodes MTAPMNARPRGAAPAPPNMRSRDFWGSAGRLVRRLAPHRGLSVAVMMLGVVGTAVGVAVPRILGHATDLLFDGVIGRGLPAGINKAQAVAAARARGENAFADLLSGMNVVPGRGVDFGAVLRTLALAMCLYLVAALMLWAQARLLNSTVQKTVTRLRSDVEDKLHRLPLSYFDRQQRGELLSRVTNDIDNMQTSLSMTISQLVTSTLTVVGVLAMMLWISPLLALVTVLTVPLSLLATRAITRRSRRLFLAHWTNTGRLNAHIEETYSGFTVVKTFGHQASARTQFHQLNDDVYQASFGSQFFSGLVGPATGFIGNLGYVAVAVLGGLQVAAGQITLGSIQAFIQYVRQFNTPIGQVAGMYNTLQSGVASAERVFDLLDEPEDSSEGSSTLPASADRPGRVEFQHVSFAYLPGHPVIHDLSLVAEPGSTVAIVGPTGAGKTTLVNLLMRFYEVESGRILLDGVDIASLDRRALRSRIGMVLQDTWLFDGTIEENIAYGRPDASPQEVVAAAKAAYVDRFVHTLPAGYQTRISGDGGISAGEKQLITIARAFLARPQLLILDEATSSVDTRTELLIARATRELRRDRTSFIIAHRLSTIRDADRIVVVQDGRAVEQGSHVELLADRGAYYQMTLA; translated from the coding sequence ATGACCGCGCCGATGAACGCGCGCCCCCGCGGCGCCGCCCCTGCCCCTCCCAACATGCGGTCACGGGACTTCTGGGGATCGGCGGGTCGTCTGGTCCGGCGGCTCGCCCCGCACCGCGGGCTCAGTGTTGCCGTCATGATGCTCGGAGTGGTCGGCACCGCGGTAGGGGTCGCCGTGCCCCGAATCCTCGGCCACGCCACCGATCTCCTATTCGACGGGGTGATCGGACGCGGACTTCCGGCAGGCATCAACAAGGCACAGGCCGTCGCGGCGGCCCGCGCGCGCGGCGAGAACGCCTTCGCCGACCTACTGTCGGGGATGAACGTAGTGCCCGGCCGGGGCGTCGACTTCGGCGCGGTGCTGCGCACGCTAGCGCTGGCAATGTGTCTGTATCTGGTTGCTGCCCTGATGCTTTGGGCTCAGGCGCGGCTGCTGAACAGCACCGTGCAGAAGACCGTCACCAGGCTGCGCAGCGACGTCGAGGACAAGCTGCACCGCTTGCCGCTGTCCTACTTCGACCGCCAACAGCGTGGCGAACTGCTCAGTCGCGTCACCAACGACATCGACAACATGCAGACGTCATTGTCGATGACCATCAGCCAGCTGGTGACGTCGACGCTGACGGTCGTCGGCGTCTTGGCGATGATGTTGTGGATCTCGCCGCTGCTGGCGCTCGTCACCGTGCTCACGGTGCCACTGTCGCTGCTGGCGACACGGGCGATCACCCGGCGATCGCGGCGGCTGTTCCTGGCGCACTGGACCAATACCGGACGGCTCAACGCCCATATCGAGGAAACCTACAGCGGGTTCACCGTGGTCAAGACGTTCGGGCACCAGGCCAGCGCGCGCACGCAGTTCCACCAGCTCAACGACGACGTTTATCAAGCTAGTTTCGGATCGCAGTTCTTCTCCGGCCTGGTCGGGCCGGCGACAGGTTTCATCGGCAACCTCGGCTACGTCGCGGTCGCAGTGCTCGGCGGCCTGCAGGTGGCCGCTGGCCAGATCACGCTGGGCAGCATCCAGGCCTTCATCCAATATGTCCGCCAGTTCAATACCCCGATCGGTCAGGTCGCCGGTATGTACAACACCCTGCAATCGGGGGTGGCCAGCGCCGAACGGGTATTCGACTTGCTTGACGAGCCCGAGGACAGCTCGGAGGGCAGCTCGACCTTGCCGGCCTCGGCCGACCGACCCGGCCGGGTCGAATTCCAGCACGTCAGCTTCGCCTACCTCCCGGGACACCCGGTGATCCACGACCTGTCGCTGGTTGCCGAACCGGGCAGCACAGTGGCCATCGTCGGGCCGACAGGTGCCGGTAAGACGACCCTGGTGAACCTGCTGATGCGCTTCTACGAGGTCGAATCCGGCCGGATCCTGCTCGACGGGGTGGACATCGCCTCGCTGGACCGCCGCGCTCTGCGATCCCGCATTGGCATGGTGCTGCAGGACACCTGGCTGTTCGACGGGACAATCGAGGAGAACATCGCCTATGGCCGCCCAGACGCCAGCCCCCAGGAAGTGGTGGCGGCGGCCAAAGCGGCCTACGTGGACAGGTTCGTGCACACCTTGCCGGCCGGATACCAGACCCGGATCAGCGGCGACGGCGGCATCAGCGCAGGCGAGAAACAGCTCATCACGATCGCCCGCGCCTTCCTCGCCCGCCCGCAGCTGTTGATCCTGGACGAGGCAACAAGTTCGGTCGACACCCGCACCGAGCTGTTGATCGCGCGCGCCACCCGCGAACTTCGCCGTGACCGAACCAGCTTCATCATCGCCCATCGGCTCTCGACGATCCGGGATGCCGACCGCATCGTGGTCGTCCAGGACGGGAGAGCGGTCGAACAAGGTAGCCACGTCGAATTACTGGCCGACCGCGGTGCTTATTACCAGATGACCCTGGCCTGA
- a CDS encoding AAA family ATPase translates to MKLHRLIMTNYRGVAHREIEFPDQGVVIIHGANEIGKSSMIEALDLLLESKDRSTKKEVKQVKPTNADVGAEVSAEISSGPYRFTYRKRFHKRPETELTVLAPHREQFTGDEAHDRVRTMLAETVDTELWHAQRVLQAASTCAVDLAGCDALSRALDVAADSAGDAALSGSEPVLIERIDAEFARYFTATGRPTGEWAAAIARLDAAKLAVAECTQAMAEVDDRVARHAELGRESAELAQLRTATVPRLAAAQAAADRVAALSKELKDAGLVAAAALATSITSHGAHAARLALIAEIDSRSRAVAAVSAEAQEAVRQQATASAEAKTHEGAVEEAVRALAAAQQRAEAAQRTLDWIAEREEADRLSALLSRFDEAQRQLDSTETELSGIVLNDELWRRIETAAAAVDRIGGQLELISAVVEFTACTDIEIAVDGQRVALSAGEAWQITATAPTDVEVPGVLTARVTSGATALDIHTKHVAAQRDLTEALTAAGVADLTAARSVEQRRHQLAADRDRLAATLAALCGDDQPDALRARLAHLQVGDPSEPDLFTTDAGAARAERDAAEAARVAAQATCEARRRCADDASRRLAETTTRATVLNNNVAAQRAELDAAVSRLAADRATVSDQALATTADAERQTAHAAELRVVELDRALADAAPDSIAAELAEATKAVDSLDKRHAEVVAALNEVSIELAVLSSEGRKGKLDAAQTELKHAASQHTRVGDRARAAQLLRSVMTRHRDTSRLRYVAPYRTELQRLGRPVFGSSFEVEVDSALRIVSRTLNGTTVPYESLSGGAKEQLGILARLAGAALVAKEDTVPVVVDDALGFTDPDRLAKMSEVFDTVGAHGQVIVLTCSPTRYGGVTGAHRIDLSA, encoded by the coding sequence ATGAAGCTGCACCGGCTGATCATGACGAACTACCGTGGCGTCGCGCACCGCGAGATCGAGTTTCCGGACCAGGGCGTGGTGATCATCCACGGCGCCAACGAGATCGGCAAATCCTCGATGATCGAGGCGCTGGATCTGCTGCTGGAATCCAAGGACCGTTCGACGAAGAAAGAGGTCAAGCAGGTCAAGCCGACGAATGCCGACGTCGGAGCGGAGGTTAGCGCCGAGATCAGCAGCGGCCCCTATCGTTTCACGTATCGCAAGCGGTTTCACAAGCGACCCGAGACCGAGTTGACGGTGCTGGCGCCGCACCGTGAACAATTCACCGGCGACGAGGCGCACGACCGGGTCCGCACGATGCTCGCCGAAACGGTCGACACCGAGTTGTGGCACGCCCAACGGGTATTGCAGGCCGCATCGACGTGTGCGGTGGATCTTGCCGGTTGCGACGCACTGTCGCGAGCACTCGATGTGGCCGCCGACTCCGCCGGTGATGCGGCTCTGTCCGGGAGTGAGCCGGTGCTCATCGAACGCATCGATGCCGAGTTTGCGCGCTACTTCACCGCGACCGGCCGCCCTACCGGGGAGTGGGCCGCCGCAATCGCCCGACTGGACGCCGCCAAGCTCGCGGTGGCCGAATGCACGCAGGCGATGGCCGAAGTCGACGACCGCGTGGCCCGCCATGCGGAGTTGGGCAGGGAGAGCGCCGAGTTGGCGCAGCTACGCACCGCTACCGTCCCCCGGCTGGCCGCCGCACAAGCGGCCGCGGATCGGGTCGCGGCGCTGTCCAAGGAGCTTAAGGACGCCGGGCTGGTCGCCGCGGCCGCCCTCGCGACCAGCATCACGTCCCACGGCGCGCACGCTGCACGGCTGGCGCTGATCGCCGAAATCGACAGTCGTAGCAGGGCTGTCGCGGCGGTGTCGGCCGAAGCGCAGGAGGCCGTGCGGCAGCAGGCGACAGCGTCGGCCGAGGCCAAAACCCACGAGGGAGCTGTCGAGGAGGCGGTGCGCGCCTTGGCGGCGGCGCAACAGCGCGCCGAAGCAGCGCAGCGCACTCTCGACTGGATCGCCGAGCGCGAAGAAGCCGATCGGCTGAGCGCGCTGCTCAGCAGATTCGACGAAGCGCAGCGCCAACTCGACAGCACCGAAACAGAGTTGTCCGGCATTGTGCTGAACGACGAGTTGTGGCGCAGAATCGAAACGGCCGCGGCCGCCGTCGACCGCATCGGCGGCCAGCTGGAGTTGATCTCCGCCGTCGTGGAATTCACCGCCTGCACCGACATCGAGATCGCCGTGGACGGCCAACGCGTAGCGCTGTCGGCGGGGGAGGCGTGGCAGATCACCGCTACCGCCCCCACCGATGTCGAAGTCCCCGGTGTCCTCACCGCCCGGGTCACATCAGGGGCGACCGCACTCGATATTCATACCAAACATGTTGCTGCCCAACGTGATTTAACCGAAGCGTTGACCGCGGCCGGGGTCGCCGACCTGACCGCGGCGCGTTCTGTCGAGCAACGACGCCACCAACTAGCGGCCGACCGCGACCGGCTGGCCGCCACCCTGGCCGCGCTATGTGGCGACGACCAGCCGGACGCGTTGCGCGCCAGGCTCGCCCACCTGCAAGTCGGTGATCCTTCCGAGCCGGATCTGTTCACCACCGACGCCGGCGCCGCACGCGCCGAACGCGACGCCGCAGAAGCGGCCCGTGTGGCAGCGCAGGCCACGTGCGAGGCCCGGCGCCGGTGTGCCGACGACGCATCCCGGCGGCTGGCCGAGACCACCACCCGGGCGACGGTTTTGAACAACAACGTCGCCGCTCAACGCGCCGAGCTCGACGCGGCCGTCAGCAGGTTGGCCGCAGACCGGGCCACGGTCAGCGACCAGGCTCTGGCCACCACCGCCGACGCGGAGCGGCAAACAGCGCACGCCGCCGAGTTGCGCGTGGTCGAACTGGACCGGGCGCTGGCCGACGCGGCGCCCGACTCGATTGCCGCCGAGCTTGCGGAGGCAACCAAGGCAGTCGACTCGCTGGACAAGCGCCACGCCGAGGTCGTCGCGGCACTGAACGAAGTCAGCATCGAGCTTGCGGTACTGAGCAGCGAAGGGCGCAAAGGCAAACTCGATGCCGCACAGACCGAACTCAAGCACGCGGCCAGTCAGCACACGCGCGTCGGCGATCGCGCCAGGGCTGCCCAGTTGCTGCGTTCGGTGATGACACGCCACCGCGACACCAGCCGTTTGCGCTACGTGGCGCCCTACCGCACCGAACTGCAGCGGCTCGGTCGTCCGGTATTCGGGTCCTCTTTCGAGGTCGAGGTCGATAGTGCGCTGCGGATCGTGAGCCGGACCTTGAACGGCACCACGGTGCCCTATGAGTCGCTGTCCGGCGGCGCCAAGGAGCAACTCGGCATCCTGGCGCGGTTGGCCGGCGCGGCGCTGGTAGCCAAGGAGGACACCGTTCCGGTCGTGGTCGACGATGCGCTCGGTTTCACCGACCCGGACCGGTTGGCCAAGATGAGTGAAGTCTTCGACACCGTCGGCGCGCACGGGCAGGTGATCGTGCTGACCTGCAGCCCCACCCGGTACGGCGGTGTCACGGGCGCGCATCGCATCGATCTCAGCGCATAG